Within the Bdellovibrionales bacterium genome, the region TTTCAGCTGATGATAGGGCCGCAACTTTAAGATACGCTCGACGTTGCGCACGCCAATTCCAGGAATTCTTAAAAGATCTTCTCGCGGAGCCGTATTGACGTCGACGGGAAAAAAATGACGATTATTTAAAGCCCATGCGGTTTTGGGATCAATATCGAGAGGGAGATTCGGCTCCGCCGCTGTGGTCAACTCCGACGCGTTAAAACCATAAAACCGCATCAACCAATCCGCCTGATACAAACGATTCTCCCGCACCAACGACGGCGAGTGAGTCGGTAGGAGCGCATCCGCATGGGGAATCGGACTATAAGCCGAGTAATAAACTCGCTTTAAAGAATAGTCTTTATATAATCCTTCGGAGGATTTTAAAATTAAAGAGTCCGAACTGGACGTGGCTCCCACAATCATTTGCGTGGACTGCCCCCCCGGAGCAAAGCGCGGCGTGTGTTTAAACTTTTTCTTCTCGTCGAGAGTCTGAATAATTTTACCTTTGATTTGCCCCATGGATTCCGTAGCGGCCTCAATTTTTTTCGCCGGCGCCAACATATCGAGATCCGCCTGTTGCGGCATTTCGATGTTCGCACTGATGCGATCGGCCCACTGGCCCGCTTTTAAAATTAACTCTTCGGATGCTCCAGCCACCACTTTTAAATGGATATAGCCATTGTATCGATGATCTTGGCGCAGGGATCGTGCCACTTCGATCAATAGTTCCATGGTCTCGTCAGGGCTCGAAATAATTCCCGAACTTAAAAACAATCCCTCGATGTAATTGCGTCGATAAAACTCCAAGGTGAGCCAAACCACTTCCTTCGGAGTAAATCGCGCTCGAGGCGTGTCGCTGGAAATACGATTGATACAAAACTTGCAGTCGTAAATGCAG harbors:
- a CDS encoding putative DNA modification/repair radical SAM protein produces the protein AEGISPAAIKAKLAILADAAKYDASCSSSGVKRARDPNGMGNAEGTGICHSYTPDGRCISLLKILLTNYCIYDCKFCINRISSDTPRARFTPKEVVWLTLEFYRRNYIEGLFLSSGIISSPDETMELLIEVARSLRQDHRYNGYIHLKVVAGASEELILKAGQWADRISANIEMPQQADLDMLAPAKKIEAATESMGQIKGKIIQTLDEKKKFKHTPRFAPGGQSTQMIVGATSSSDSLILKSSEGLYKDYSLKRVYYSAYSPIPHADALLPTHSPSLVRENRLYQADWLMRFYGFNASELTTAAEPNLPLDIDPKTAWALNNRHFFPVDVNTAPREDLLRIPGIGVRNVERILKLRPYHQLKIADLQKLRVFINRAKFFITTADHNPDALLIDSFKVEQKVKPQDNQLSLFDLKVSANSGEL